The following is a genomic window from Pseudopipra pipra isolate bDixPip1 chromosome 2, bDixPip1.hap1, whole genome shotgun sequence.
tcagcacagaggaatCTCAAAGGGGTTTGAGACTTCTTCTCAACAGGTGCTGAGTTTAAGAATGAGGCAGACAAACAACTAGGCATCTGCCAAAGccaaactgtatttttaaattgaagGCTGCCCTCTGGAATAACTTAAAATAGCTCTCTGTCTTAAGAGAGATTTATGATTAACAGATATATTATTTGTACTTTCTACTAGGGCCTGTTAATGCCCACGTTTGGATCTTCAAATTTTCCACTGTGTACTTTTTGTCTGGAGAAAACCTTGGACTAGAGATAAGGCCATAtccaaaaatgtatttctagCGGCTCCTGCTTCCAGTCAACCTGTCTGGGCTTGAGGTTGAATCAAGACCATGAAGTGCCTGCTGTTTCTCGCCTTTGTTGGGGCGGCTGGTGAGtatattttttacttctatttCTGTAATGTAAAAGGAAGCTGATTTCTGAGCAAAATGGCAAGGTAGCCTGTTGTGGGAAAGCCACACCTCGTTTCAACTTGTAGAAGTTTCAAGGCAGAGTCCTGCAACTTCTGTCTTCTGTTCGCAATTGCTTGTGTCAAAACATGGGGAATGAACACCTTCATAGGggttcctgacccagcaacacagGAATGTGTCCATAGCTCAAGAAAAAGACTCCCTCTCTCTTAAGAAACACACAGATAACAGTTCTGGCCCAGGAAGCCCTAAAGCAGCTGTAAAATTTTAGACTCTAGGTGGGTGCTTGCTCCAAGGAAATGGCGCCGCGGACTTGTTTTGTACTTTTGTGTTCAGTCCACTCTTGACCATTTCTGCAGACAGGATCCCGGGGAAGACACACCTTTCCTCCGATCCATCAAGCAAATTTCTATGTTCTTCTGTTCACTCAGGGAGTAGCTGGACATGCTTTTGTTGTGGACTTGGGAGACACCAGACTAAGTCTGATCACCTTATCAGAGGGTGCCACAAGTGAATGTCCATTGCACTTGCTCACCACTGCTACCCTTAGCGCAACCTCCAAGTGGGGTGCACAAGGTACCTTAGGCCAGGTGTTGACATGTGGCACTTCTTATCTCCCAGTTGCCTTCCCCACCATCGCTGAGGATGATGATGACAAGATCGTGGGAGGCTACACCTGTGCAGAGAACTCTGTTCCCTATCAGGTGTCCCTGAATTCCGGATATCACTTCTGTGGAGGTTCCCTCATCAGCAGCCAGTGGGTCCTGTCAGCTGCTCACTGCTACAAATAGTGAGTGGAAAAATTTACGTTCTTCTCCAACTGacttctgtcttccagctcacTTCTAGCAGGAATTCAGAGTTATGAGATACAAATAGGGAAGTGGCTCTGTTCTGACCTGAGACAGCCAAGGGATGGGTGGCTCATTCAGGAAGGTGGGCTGAGGCACccaaaagggttttttccttctgcaaatgTTTCTGTCAACGCAGAGCACTTTCTGAAATGACAATGGAATAATCGAGAAACAAGTTATGGGCTATGATTTCTGGTCCATTCCATGAATCCAGCTAGAGCAGGGTCACTGCAGAACAGGAAGAGGAATGAGGTCCGGCTGATGGCGGTTTGCCTTTTTCCAGAATGTTTCTATAAATCACTGCAATATATTCCACTGCCATCTATACATAACCCTACAGAAATCCACCACCCCTACTGGGAGTGGGTAAAGATCTCAGTGTGGATTCCCTCGGCTTATGCAGGACAAGAAACAGAACCCACCCAATAGAGCTACTGGGGCAGCGATGTTGAAGCAAGGGCATCAAGTGACAGAGAGGTTTCTCTTAAGCTGTACAAGGGTAGCAGAAAAGTACATGCCGTGCCTTCTCTTTTTTGCAGTCGCATCCAAGTGCAGCTTGGGAAAACTAACCTGGCCCTGACAGAATCAACACAGCAGTTTGTTAACTCGGCTAAAGTCATCCGCCACTCTGGCTACAGCGCCTATACCCTGAACAATGACATCATGCTCATCAAGCTTGccaccccagcccagctcagcaagGCTATCCAAACGGTTCCTCTGCCCACCAGCTGTGTGGCCGCCGGCACCACTTGCCTGATCTCCGGCTGGGGCAACACACTCAGCAGTGGCAGTGAGTACTCTGTGGGAATGTGCAGCCCCCTGGGGGCCTGCGACACTCTCAAAGACCTCACCATTAATTCCAAACAGGGCAGGTGAAGCACAGAGAAGTGCTGTGCAACAGGGCTTTTGGAGTGATGGGTCAGGGAAGGACAGTAACTGTTTGAATGCAGTGATGCAAGCCTTTGCAAGGTCCTTCCTCTCATTCTGTGCTATGAACACGGGATCACTGAAGCCACCCATGCACTGTTTACCAGCATGTTCACAGAGCCATTAATTTTGTGGCCCGGtgctctcagctgtgctgtgccaagCACTAGCAACGTAACGATTGTCAACAGAGTTGTCAGTTCTCTGAGAACAAGGGCAATTCCTCCTAGACACCTTCTCTCTCTTCCACTGGTGGATAGTGACTGATATCTAATCCACTGATGACATCTAAACCTGCACCAGAGGAGAGGATTGTCGTCCTGAGACTTAGCCTGCTTCCAGCATATGTGCCACAAGAGTGGCTCCACACTTGCCAGCTGATGATTTTCTAGGTACCAGAGAAATTATGGTGGCTGCAGTGTAGAATGGTGGGCCCATGGGTAGAGTCTGTTCCATCTAAACAGAAAGAATCCATGCTGTGGTTACTGTTCAGATGAAGAGGGACAACTGCTGGAATAGGATGTCCAGTGACTACTTACCTGTTAAAAAAGAACTTCTCTGGGCCATGAAAGGAACTCAGCAATGTCATCAACCATCTCTCCTTGTTTTCTTGTAGGTAACTATCCAGATGAGCTGCAGTGCCTGCAGGCTCCGGTGCTGTCTGCCACTGACTGCCAGAACGCCTACCCTGGTCAGATTACAAGCAACATGATGTGTGTAGGATTcctggagggaggaaaagattcctgccaggtaaatcctctgcctctcctgtcccatttgcttctctcctgccttttcccagACAAAGAGGCCTTCATGTCACACAATCAGCTCtactccctgccctggcacatcTGAATTTTTGAATGACAGCAGAGGTTTAGGGCACACATATCCTAAGCATCTGACAAGGACGACATCCAGCAAAACCAGGCAGCTTCTTCATCCTTAGCTGTGGTGCCCTTGGAGCTCAAGTCAGGCATGCTAGCATCAGGGGGAGAGTGCTCATCAGAAATGTAGAACTACCTTCTACCTTTGCAGAATTTCTGTCTAGAGTAAGCCTGACAGAGGTTCCTtaaatgtcagggatttcacGGATCTCTGGCTCATTGCTCAGGCTGATGCCATTGGCTGACTATCCATATCCTTTGTGTGCACAGGGAGATTCCGGCGGTCCCGTGGTCTGCAACGGAGAGCTCCAGGGCATTGTTTCCTGGGGCATTGGATGTGCCCAGAAAGGCTACCCCGGAGTTTACACCAAGGTTTGCAATTACGTCTCCTGGATCCAATCCACTATAGCCGCCAACTGAGACCCTCTCACTCAATGTGACCTGATTTTTCTCATcatcctttcctctcttttgggTCTGGACAAACAAACaccatgaaaaattaataaagactTTCAGGCACCCCTACTTTGTGCACTGTTTCTGTGGGAACTTCCCTCGGCTGCAATAAGGAGGACAGAGGCAGTGAACGTCACTCTGGGCAAAGTAGTTAATAGTTGTAGTGCCTCTCAAGTGGTAGCATCTTGGAACACTTTGCAGACACATCTTTAAGCTTAGTCAGTTACTTGTAGGCATTTCTGGAGCAGAACatcttttctgtccttttgaaaaagaaaaggaagagccCATAGTCCCACAGCTCTTGAAGTCATGCTGAAATTCATCCTCCAACTCTgcctttttccctccttccactGAAAACCCAACGAGCTGCAGCATGGCATCCTTTCTTTGAGCCTGCTTATaccagggcagggaggaatgggagagggaagagggtGGTGTTTTGTGAGGAGGTCAGCAGGAGGCAGGGCATTGAAGCAGAGACTTTGGATCTCCCATGTGGAAGAGCTGGTCCTTGCCAGGAGACTGATTGGGTTGTCTCATTCTGTGCTTGCAGAGCCCCAGAACGAGGCCTTGCCATCCCACATCacaagaaggaaagaagttcaggagagaggaagatgggaagtgaggagggaaggcaggaaagcAGCAAGAGGGAGGGAGTTAAGGTCaggagggaaggcagaagacatgccagaaaaggaggaaggcaaggaaaaaggcaggggagaaagaaggaaaaaaggcagaaatctAGGAAAGAAGGAAAGCTAAAAGCAAGACAGGAAAGGAAGACTGCAGGAGGACAGGAAGAAAGGCTCAGGGAGTGATGCTAGCCATGAGtttctgctgcagcctggggctCTTTCCCTACAGTCCCATGCTCTGTCCCCACACACTGTGAAGACTTGGCCTACATCACATACATCAGAGTGTTCAGGTCACAGGGTTGTGGTGTGACTTGGGGACCCTGGTTCACAGCAACGTGCGCATTCCCTGGAGACCAGTGGGACCAGGGGACCAGTTGGCCTTGTCCTTCCAGttggggggaaggaaaaggctgTGTGAACTCTTCCACATTGTGCTTCCCCAGAAATTTGTGTAGCAGactgaaaagaagaagaaatggatGAGGATGAAGGGAATAGGAGGGGAACAGGTGTgagaagacagagaagaaaggttGGCAGGACAGACAGAAACACATTCAGGGAAAAGCATGAGAAGCAGTCTGTGAATGACAGAGAAATAAGGTGAGGCAGGGAATACAAGAAGAAAGGAGAGTCAAAAAGTGATTCAGAgatgggaaggaagaggaaagaagttAGAGACCTCATGGAAGACAGAGAGACAATACCACTCCTTTCCTAAAGAGCTGGATGGCAAGTGAAGAAAATGGGTTACTGTCAAATACAGGGCTCCCTGTGCACTAATGCCAGATCCCTGTTTGCACGCAAAGGTTTGTGCTATGTTGCTGCAGCTTTTGAGTCACTGTGAATCTtgttcagcacagaaatatGTGCCTGAGTCATTGAGTAGGGCATGATCTATCTTCATAGATAAACGTTTGTTCTTAGTCCCATTACTCTGGATGTGATTTAAGAATTCCTTCTCAATATCTGCCTTGCCACCTTCCACTGAGTACACAACCAACTGCAGAGAGGCATCCTTCCCTGTGGGCAACTTGTACCAGTACAGGTAACTGACTCCACTCAACGTTCCGGAGCAGTTCAGAATCACAGGGTCTCCCACTTGGATGACTGTATCTGGTGATTGCTGAACAGCCCCAcctggaaagagaagggaagaaatgtgGGAAGTGAAATGCCTTGAAGAGGACACAAAAATACATCCCTGAAGTATGTCATAGGATGCAGTGGCATCTGGGTGTAAGAAAGCTGCGGGACAGTGTCCTGTTTCTCTGAAAAAGACACAtaggggaaaacaaacaaactaacaaTCAAACAAACCAGCTTCAAAACCAAATGTAAatctgtttagaaaaaaaatggcttCAGGACTCTCAGTTGAAGCATTAAAAtgggacagaaaaaaacaaatttgtGGGCCGACAAAGTTTTCCAATTTAAGAGGTAGAGGAAAAGTTCACCTTGTTCATTGCCCATCTTCCCCCTGGACACCTTGGTGAAAGGACACTGCCAGCAACTGGGCACACcgctgaagcagcagcagtggctccAGTGCAGATGTTCAAGAGGAAGGGAAGCTCACTTACCCAGAGGAGCCAGGATGGCCACAAGGAACCAGTGGAAATCCATTGAAAAAGGCCACCTCCTTCCAGCAACCTGTCCCTGgtggcagcacagacacagagctGTGTACAGAGGAAAGGTTGAGAGGAAGAGATACATGTGTTTGTGGGTGGGCAGGGGAGTGGGAGGGAGTCAGAAGTGTGAGAAGGCAGTTGTCTGCCTGGGAACAGTGGGAATGACACCTGCACGCAGTCCTGAGGTGCATGTACTCTGCTCCACTGActtcctgctctgtgtgtgtgtgtgtgtgtgtgtgtgtgtgtgtgcatgagtAGGTGGAGTTAAGTGTTATCACAGGAGCATGATGGGGCTGTGTGGCAGCCTGAGTGTGGTCATGGCACAGGGATGCACAAAGAGGCACCAAatgaagggaagagaaagggcaAATTGTATGCATGTGCTAAGCAGGAGACAGGATCAACAGGGGGAGACTGTGAtatggtgctgtgttttagaTTCAGGATGAGAATATTGTTGATAACAgagttttagttgttgctgagcagtgcttaccctaaatcaaggactttgcattttctcctgctctgccagccagGAGATGCACAAGAAGCTGGAAGGGAGCTTTTCCAGGACAGCggacccaaactggccaaaagGATATTTCACACTGCAAaccatcatgctcagtatataaactgtAGAGAGTTGGCCAGAAGACACCGATTGCTgctcagggccaggctgggTATTGGTCAGTGTGTAGTGAATGACTGTATTGTGTGTCACTTGGGTTTGTTGAGTATTATTCCtctctccattttccctttcattactgttgttactattattattgttgttgtttttattgttgttgttgtgatgatgatgatgtttatatctcaacccatgagtttcaCCTATATCCTGCTCTTCTCCACATCCCACTAGGACCAAGGCCTGAAGGGCTGCTTTAAGACACTTTGTTTGTGGGATGACCTCTGAGTCATCCTACAATATTGCCTGAAACTATTGGTCTGTCTCAATGCCAATGGCATGTTTTGGACAAAGGAATTATAAATCCACAGAGGGCTCAAATAACACACTCTTGTAGACTAGAAATTCTTCCTGTTCTGCTTAGTTATGATGGCACTGGATTGCTTTGGTAATTTTTGCCATGCTTAGTCCTATTATGGACCTTTCCCATTTTCACAGGAATGTTCTATTCCTTACTTCTTTCACAGGATAAAACATGCTTCTAAGAAAGCTGGGCAGTGATACCAACAAAATCCATGCAGCCCCTTGGAGAAGTTGATGGCCTTGGACATGTGCTTTAGCCTAAAGGAAAACTTCCATCTGGACAGTGCCACTTTGGGTGTCAGTCCTCCAGGGCTCTCAAAACATGGATCATGGAATGGATGGGAAGGAAGAAGGCAGCAGAGGTGTaggacagaggaagaaaaggaggaggtgACTGAGTCGGTGAAAGAAGGCAACGGAAGAAGGTGCTGGCATTAGAGAAGGAGGAGGTAATGGAGAATGTGAAGAAGTGACAGAAGACAACACTGGAAGAAGGAggtggaagaaaaggaggagacCATGATGGAGGTGACAGAGGAAAGTGgcagaagaagagaaggagtGGTAGAAGAAGGGAATAAGGAAGGTGCAAAAGAAGGTGGTGGAAGAAGGtggtgaaagaagaaaaggaggctatGGAGAAAGTGACAGAAGAAGGAGGAGGCAATGGAAGAAGGTGGCAGAAGGGTGGTGGAAGAaggctgtggaagaaaagaatgAATAAGTGACAGAGTGGTGGAAGAAGGCaggtgaaaaagagaaagaggaggcaACGGAGGAAGTGATAGAGGAGGTGGTGGTAGAAAGTGGCAGAAAACGAGAAAGGGGGGGTGATGGaataaggcagcagcagaatgAATTGGAAGAAGAGAAAGTGAGGGGATGGAGAAGGCAATGACAGAGGTGATAAAAGAGATGGTGGAAGAAAGTGGTGtaagaagagaaggaggagaagatggAAGAAGGTGgtgaaaagaaaaggcagaggtgACAGAGGTGATGGAAGAAGGTGGTAGAAGAAGGTGGTCAAAAATGTGGCAGCAGAAATGAAGGAGGTGATGGAGGAGGTGGTGAAAGAAGGCattggaggaggaaaaggaggaaaatgcaTAGAAAGCAACAGAAGAATGTGGCAGATGAATGTGGtggaagaagagagggagaaggcAATGGAGAAGTTGACAGAAGAAAGATGCAGAAGAGGGTAGAGGAAGGAGGCAGTGGAAGAAGAGGTGGCAGCAGAATAAGACTTCAAAAGAATGCAAAGGAAGATggtggaggaagaagaggggagGAGGCAATCGAGAATGTGGTGGAATAAGGCAGCAGAAGGAAGTGTCAGAAGAGGGTgatggaagaggaggaagaaggttGCAGAATAAGTGAAGGTGAcagaggaggggacaggagggggtGGCAAATGatggcagagaagaaaaagaagagaaagagaaggtaaaagaaaaaggttGTGGAAGAACacagcagaagcagagaaagaggaagtGTTGGAGGAGGTGATGGAGGAGGCAATGGAAAACAGTGCTCTGAGGACCCTTTATGTTGCCCAGGAAATACAGGTATTTTACACCCCAAGAAAACCCCTTCCAGAACTTGGAACCACTAGGGCAAGTGTTCCATCATTAAGTGCTGTCCCTACTTCCATCTCTGCCTGAACTACCCAACAACACTGTGAGATAAACCCATCTTCTAACACACACCTTTATCAGATTAGACCCTCCCATCCTGCCCAAAAGGGGCCGAGATGCTCCCAGGAGACCTTTTATGCTCCAGAAAATGAAGGGATGCATTTGGGTAACTCTCCAAACTTATGCAGGGCTTAAGCAACTCTGCCTGTCCTTCTCTGGGTCATGAGTGACACACTGGCAGACGGGTGACAGTCCAGAGAGATCTATGATAATCTTTGGTCTCTTACTGGGCTACAGTAGCAGGGAACTGTCCAGCACCAAGTCATTCCTGAGGATGAGAGAGATCAGATCAGATGTCATAGCCCTCCATgaatttttcttccacaaatGTGTCCCTGCTCTTTTTGAGGCCATGTAAATCTTTTGCAACCTTTCCCACAAAAACCTGTGGGAAGGACTTCACAGCTTCCCTAAAAGAGGAGGAAGTGTTTTGAACCAGCCCCAACCCCCAAGCTTTGCATGTTTCTCCCTGATTCTTGGAGAGAAACAGACACAAACAAACCAttcttccccttgctcctcaGGCCACTGTCATGTGCTGTGTCTTCTTTCTCTCTAGGACATGGATTCTCTCTAGAATCCATGTTTCTGGCATGGATAGAATTAGAAGAAAAGCATTAGAGGCCATAGGTGAAAGAGGAACACTTGAAGAAAGAATACAACAAGAGGCTGCAAGAGCAGGTTTGCTCAGATGTGGAGAGCTTTGGAGAATGTAGCAGCTGCTCCTACACACGAGAAACTTGAGAAGAGAGAAGCAATGGTGTCCTCATGACCAAGCTCTGCGAGATGTAAAAGGACTAACCTCAGAAGCTCCTCTGATTTCTGTTCACAGGAAGCTTTATCTCTGTCAGACCATGGTCTCACCAGGTTTCTCTTTCCCGGGATCTTTCATCAGCCTGGGCAAATGGTTTTCCTTTATCTGAGTCCAGTGTTGACACAGCTgactgaaatacttgaagtaGGAAGATAGAGTTCTAGAAATGCAAACTACCATTGCTTGTCCATTGATAACTTAGTACAGCTGCCCTCAATTCACCaatcctcctccttcctgtgCCCCTGAAGCCACCAGCTTTCTGTGGCAGCATCACTGCATGAACCGAGAtttgtttgcagcagcagatgTACAACCTTGAGTGTATTCTTTCAAAGACCCTATAAAATCATACAATATGGAATGTTTAACAGTGTATCTGATTACAGCCCGTCTTAATGCCAGTGGCATATTTAGGATAAAGAAATTATAAATCCACAGGGAGATCAGATTATACATTCTTGTAGACTAGAAATTCTTCTTGTTCTGCTTAGCTATGATGGCATTGGATAGCTTTGGTAATCTTTCCACAAATAGGGCTATTATGGACCTTTTGCTTTACCACAGAAAGCTTCTAATCCTTACTTCtttcccaaaataaaacatgctTCTAAGAAAGCTAGGCAGTGACACCAGTTTAAAGGTCAACAAAATCCATGCAGCCCCTTGGAGAAGTTGCTGGCCTTGGACATGTGCATCAGCCTAAAGGAAAACTTCATCTGGACAGTGCCACTTTGGGTGTCAGTCCTCCAGGGCTCTCAAAACATGGAtcatggaatgggatggaatAGAAAGAGTATTCCTATGTAGTCTCTCCTGCTATTCAAGCATCTCGAAAAATATGGCTTCTTTTTAATGTCTCATGAGAGTTTTCCATGTCTTTCAGGAGCTAACATGATGAAGTTGGCAGCTgtctggaaaatgaaaaggattttTCATCAAATGCATTAAGCTTTAGCAAACTTTGCATCATGACAGAAATCCTCCACCTTCCCAAGAAGGATTTCAGAAAAACTTGCTACTTGTGTTCCCAGTATTCTTTTTCATATACACTACATTTGTAAACATCAGCATTATCCTGAAATTCTTCTGTGGCAAAAATGAGTCTCTGTAGAACATTCCAAAGATGAATAAAAAGCAGGCCTTGGTGCTTTGGCAGGTATTTTCTTAGAGATTAGGAGCAAGAAATTAGGAAAGGTAAGCATTCCCACATTTGAAGTATATAACTTGGGAAGGGGTGGACGACACAAAATAGTTTTCGTCATACTCCCTTTGGAAATTACTTGTGAGGAATTTTATTTAGGAAATCACTGTTTTCTATATGGCAAAACACACAGACACTATTCAAGGAAAGGGACAAACTTAACAGAGTTAACCAGTGGTTTGTTGGCTTTCCCCCATCTCCCCAAATAAATGCATTGTATCTTTCTGTCCACTACCTACAAAATTCAGCTTCTGGTGAAAACATGCGTTTCTAAGAAAGACATCATCAGCATAGAGGAATTTCAAAGGGGTTTGAGACTTCTTCTCAACAGGTGCTGAGTTTAAGAATGAGGCAGACAAACAACTAGGCATCTGCCAAAGccaaactgtatttttaaattgaagGCTGCCCTCTGGAATGACTTAAAATAGCTCTCTGTCTTAAGAGAGGTTTATGATTAACAGATATATTATTTGTACTTTCTACTAGG
Proteins encoded in this region:
- the LOC135409350 gene encoding trypsin I-P1-like, which translates into the protein MKCLLFLAFVGAAVAFPTIAEDDDDKIVGGYTCAENSVPYQVSLNSGYHFCGGSLISSQWVLSAAHCYKYRIQVQLGKTNLALTESTQQFVNSAKVIRHSGYSAYTLNNDIMLIKLATPAQLSKAIQTVPLPTSCVAAGTTCLISGWGNTLSSGSNYPDELQCLQAPVLSATDCQNAYPGQITSNMMCVGFLEGGKDSCQGDSGGPVVCNGELQGIVSWGIGCAQKGYPGVYTKVCNYVSWIQSTIAAN